From Pseudomonas sp. StFLB209, a single genomic window includes:
- a CDS encoding DUF4214 domain-containing protein, whose product MATLKLHQPINMNTLQAWDGEFPIADAGHIRATDGVRTQDYFGSFQYSNGELSGGTLTATSAYQNGLYYEVTDLNIDAAIMAEYVYNFDMTGAMREVLKGNDTIIGSAGNDLLIGGTGNDHYDGGAGIDTVAYTTGRSSASVTATDSGYTLQTPGKTDTLVNIERVNFGDGSTLALDVGQWQNTGAAFRLYQAAFDREPDQGGLKYWINDLDKGATLQQVAQGFIDSAEFKKLTPGTDNKSLINSFYQHVLHREADEGGFKYWEDSMAAGMTASEVLVSFSESAENLANTNADLNGGLWLV is encoded by the coding sequence ATGGCAACGCTGAAGCTTCATCAACCCATCAATATGAACACCCTCCAGGCTTGGGATGGCGAATTTCCCATTGCCGATGCGGGGCATATCAGGGCTACCGACGGCGTCAGAACCCAGGATTATTTCGGTTCTTTCCAATACAGCAACGGCGAACTCAGCGGCGGTACGTTAACCGCGACGAGCGCTTATCAAAACGGCCTGTATTACGAAGTCACCGACCTGAACATCGACGCCGCGATCATGGCCGAGTATGTCTACAACTTCGACATGACAGGCGCCATGCGCGAAGTCCTCAAAGGCAACGACACCATCATCGGCTCTGCGGGCAATGATCTGCTGATCGGCGGTACAGGCAACGACCATTACGACGGCGGCGCGGGCATCGATACCGTGGCTTATACCACCGGCAGATCCAGCGCCAGCGTAACCGCCACCGACAGCGGTTATACCCTGCAGACACCCGGCAAAACCGACACGCTGGTCAACATCGAACGGGTTAACTTCGGTGACGGCTCGACCCTGGCCCTGGACGTTGGCCAATGGCAAAACACCGGCGCAGCCTTTCGCCTTTACCAGGCCGCGTTCGACCGAGAGCCGGACCAGGGCGGGCTGAAATACTGGATCAACGATCTGGACAAAGGCGCGACTCTCCAGCAAGTCGCCCAGGGTTTTATCGACAGCGCCGAGTTCAAGAAACTCACACCAGGCACCGATAACAAATCCCTGATTAACAGCTTCTACCAGCACGTCCTGCATCGTGAGGCCGATGAAGGCGGCTTCAAATACTGGGAAGACTCCATGGCCGCCGGCATGACCGCCAGCGAAGTACTGGTGTCGTTTTCTGAAAGCGCCGAAAACCTCGCCAACACCAACGCCGACCTCAATGGCGGGCTGTGGCTGGTTTGA
- a CDS encoding glycosyltransferase family 2 protein, producing the protein MYRGQKIAVVIPSYKVRNQILGVISSIGPEVTAIFVVDDCCPDHSGDFVTANVQDERVTVVRHEQNQGVGGAVMTGYQAAIDAGMDIIVKIDGDGQMDPSLIGNFVKPIIDGEADYTKGNRFYDLEEISAMPKIRLFGNAVLSFMTKISSGYWGLFDPTNGYTAIHRDVARHLPFRKISRRYFFETDMLFRLNTLRAVVEDIPMDAKYGDEESNLKISKIVGEFLAKHSRNFVKRIFYNYYLRDMSLASIEMPVGVLMVLFGTLFGGYHWIASWGSGTVTPVGTVMLSAMPIIIGIQLVLAFLAYDISSVPQRPIHPKYSRAPAKDI; encoded by the coding sequence ATGTACCGAGGCCAGAAAATTGCAGTCGTCATTCCCAGCTATAAGGTCCGCAACCAGATCCTGGGAGTCATCAGCAGCATAGGCCCGGAGGTGACGGCCATCTTCGTCGTCGATGACTGCTGCCCGGACCATAGCGGTGATTTCGTGACGGCCAATGTCCAGGACGAACGCGTCACGGTTGTTCGCCATGAGCAAAACCAGGGTGTTGGCGGCGCCGTGATGACCGGCTACCAGGCGGCCATCGACGCCGGCATGGACATCATCGTCAAGATCGACGGCGACGGGCAGATGGACCCCAGCCTGATCGGCAACTTCGTCAAGCCGATCATTGACGGTGAGGCCGATTACACCAAGGGCAACCGTTTCTACGACCTTGAAGAAATCAGCGCCATGCCCAAGATCCGACTGTTCGGCAATGCTGTGCTGTCATTCATGACCAAGATCTCGTCCGGTTACTGGGGGCTGTTCGACCCCACCAATGGCTATACGGCCATTCATCGTGACGTGGCCCGGCACTTGCCGTTTCGCAAGATCAGCCGCCGCTATTTCTTTGAGACCGACATGCTGTTCCGGCTCAATACCCTGCGCGCGGTGGTCGAAGACATTCCCATGGACGCCAAGTACGGGGATGAAGAAAGCAACCTGAAGATCTCGAAGATCGTCGGCGAGTTCCTGGCCAAGCACTCGCGCAACTTCGTCAAACGCATCTTTTACAACTACTACCTGCGTGACATGTCGCTGGCCTCGATCGAGATGCCCGTAGGCGTGCTGATGGTCCTGTTCGGCACCCTGTTCGGCGGTTATCACTGGATCGCTTCGTGGGGCTCAGGCACCGTGACGCCGGTGGGCACGGTCATGCTCTCGGCCATGCCGATCATCATCGGTATCCAGCTGGTTCTGGCATTTCTGGCCTACGACATTTCGTCCGTGCCACAGCGCCCCATCCACCCGAAATACTCACGTGCGCCCGCGAAGGACATTTGA
- a CDS encoding DUF4214 domain-containing protein, whose product MSFQSDLAELYTAFFNRAPDAGGLAYWVNELSNGNMSLESISANWANEQAEALEKYPSSLSTDAFIEAVYNNIFGRSGDSGGVAYWKTELENNGMSREVFIAAVLNGAKANTSTQGQADAALVNNKALVGVAFAEKGLTDLSLAVKVLSAVSSDADTLTATLDLIKLVPADPAAQTSAILTLVSSTLDQVAQLIKTAPAEVKNLATYLETVVANVSSGTNLTTLLTTINTKTTAALTDPTALANPATQAGNDVGTATPGTGGGTVTPTFTVTETSAGHYTVGNGNGNVTLSLVNDKYVFTPAVGSSVSINKLDVSSLTVDSIKLSPTTTVYQLGTNFSDIEINGTGTLVIPFLKGEDLSVQAASHIANTYDIKVDLNKLANVYGSQADLLAFYNLASTDVAGLSTLNARVTETLNIAQLSAFDDQISGPVLATSILDTATALKTNTTYVKGPVNLEVSGPVTLADLNALGIKITGTVSFETLSSTASALIKATFTPGTGTVTLTDLDLNGNVLGVVLTAKQFNVLKTLVTTQAWYADVEDTALNLLQLTQGETRNTNSLTLVNDAAGTLTVQQRSDLAKMIYDPNDTEWTYSLSDTAKNLLASKINDATVLAGAEHITVVPAGPISIADYNELQSTVNLSFPNSGIVLRDTLTNLGASALTSSHDYIIADSVANLDVPVSTGTSLVIDAQGFVVADSIANITAAQTNNSSIFNAPGYTGVILSDTISNLVVPQSLQGQNVVGVKVVDFVAGGVVTALEGFVLSIAENSNEFINNFSVSGAVTDVSNLPEYGLKYASALALQATAGNDALNGNISDGKITVTYTSAAQADTFSFSQGAFKAADGSFDTYSAFYGSLADSNRDHINLSSFQLSNNDSQALQQGSITTVSNGGYAFVKGIYADGEFVASQNGNSEDTLVVWDADTGSGIEQVAIVLVGQSPNNAGAIVNLGLV is encoded by the coding sequence ATGAGCTTTCAATCAGATCTGGCAGAGCTGTATACCGCCTTTTTCAATCGTGCCCCTGATGCCGGTGGCCTGGCCTATTGGGTCAACGAACTGAGCAACGGCAACATGAGCCTTGAGTCGATCTCCGCCAACTGGGCAAATGAACAGGCCGAAGCGTTGGAGAAGTACCCATCCTCCTTGTCGACGGACGCTTTTATTGAAGCGGTCTACAACAATATTTTCGGTCGCAGCGGCGACAGCGGCGGTGTGGCTTACTGGAAAACCGAGTTGGAAAACAATGGGATGAGCCGTGAGGTGTTCATCGCTGCCGTGCTCAATGGCGCCAAGGCCAACACCTCGACGCAAGGTCAGGCTGATGCGGCATTGGTCAATAACAAGGCCCTGGTAGGTGTGGCCTTCGCTGAAAAGGGCCTGACGGACCTGTCTCTGGCGGTCAAGGTGCTCAGTGCAGTATCCAGTGACGCCGATACACTCACGGCTACTCTGGATCTGATCAAGCTAGTACCTGCCGATCCTGCGGCACAGACCTCTGCCATTCTGACTCTGGTCTCATCGACACTCGACCAGGTTGCGCAATTGATCAAGACTGCGCCTGCCGAGGTCAAGAACCTGGCAACCTATCTGGAAACCGTTGTTGCCAATGTCAGCAGTGGCACCAACCTGACCACCCTGCTTACCACGATCAACACCAAGACCACTGCCGCTCTGACAGACCCGACCGCACTGGCCAATCCGGCCACACAGGCAGGTAATGATGTGGGCACTGCAACGCCGGGGACAGGCGGTGGCACTGTTACGCCGACCTTTACCGTGACTGAAACGAGTGCCGGGCATTACACCGTTGGCAACGGCAACGGAAATGTCACGTTGTCGCTGGTGAACGACAAATACGTATTCACGCCGGCGGTTGGAAGTTCGGTAAGCATCAATAAGCTGGACGTTTCCAGTTTGACTGTGGACAGTATCAAACTGTCGCCCACCACCACCGTTTACCAGTTGGGTACGAATTTCTCTGATATTGAAATCAACGGTACCGGAACGCTGGTCATTCCGTTTCTGAAAGGTGAAGACCTGTCGGTTCAGGCCGCCTCGCATATCGCCAATACCTATGACATCAAGGTAGACCTCAATAAGTTGGCAAACGTTTATGGATCTCAGGCCGATCTGCTTGCGTTCTATAACCTGGCTTCTACTGATGTGGCGGGCTTGAGTACCCTCAATGCCCGGGTGACGGAGACGTTGAATATTGCCCAACTAAGTGCTTTCGACGATCAGATTTCAGGGCCGGTGCTGGCGACCAGCATCCTGGACACGGCAACCGCGCTGAAGACCAATACCACTTATGTAAAAGGTCCTGTGAATCTTGAAGTTTCCGGTCCGGTGACGTTGGCTGACCTGAATGCACTGGGCATCAAGATTACCGGTACGGTTTCGTTCGAGACCCTATCGTCCACTGCCTCGGCGCTGATAAAAGCCACGTTTACCCCTGGTACCGGCACCGTCACGCTCACTGACCTTGATCTGAACGGTAACGTGCTGGGTGTTGTGCTTACCGCCAAGCAGTTTAATGTGCTCAAGACGTTGGTCACCACTCAGGCCTGGTACGCCGACGTCGAAGACACGGCGCTGAATCTTCTGCAATTGACCCAAGGTGAGACGCGCAATACCAACAGTCTGACACTCGTCAATGATGCGGCAGGAACCCTGACGGTTCAGCAGCGCAGCGACCTGGCCAAGATGATTTATGACCCGAATGACACAGAGTGGACTTACAGCCTGAGCGACACTGCCAAGAACCTGCTCGCCAGTAAAATCAATGACGCTACTGTTCTTGCCGGGGCTGAGCATATTACCGTTGTGCCGGCAGGCCCGATCAGTATCGCAGACTACAATGAGCTTCAAAGCACCGTTAATCTGTCATTTCCCAATAGTGGCATTGTCCTGCGCGATACCCTGACAAATCTGGGCGCGTCAGCGCTGACGAGCTCGCATGACTATATCATTGCTGATTCAGTGGCCAATCTTGATGTGCCTGTGAGCACTGGCACGAGTCTTGTGATCGACGCCCAAGGGTTTGTAGTCGCAGACAGCATTGCAAACATCACCGCCGCGCAAACCAATAACAGTTCGATTTTCAATGCGCCTGGTTATACGGGTGTCATCCTTTCAGACACCATCAGCAATCTGGTGGTCCCGCAAAGTTTGCAAGGCCAGAATGTCGTGGGCGTCAAGGTCGTTGATTTTGTGGCCGGTGGCGTGGTCACGGCTTTAGAAGGTTTTGTCTTGTCAATTGCTGAAAATAGCAATGAGTTCATCAATAACTTCTCGGTGTCAGGAGCCGTTACCGATGTCAGCAACTTGCCAGAATATGGACTGAAATATGCCAGTGCTCTGGCACTGCAGGCTACAGCAGGCAATGATGCGCTCAATGGCAACATTTCCGATGGCAAGATCACTGTCACGTACACGTCTGCCGCACAGGCTGACACATTCAGTTTCTCTCAGGGGGCCTTCAAGGCGGCAGACGGTAGTTTTGATACCTACTCGGCGTTTTATGGCAGTTTAGCTGACTCTAATCGGGACCATATTAATCTGAGCAGCTTCCAGTTGAGCAACAATGATTCTCAAGCGTTGCAACAGGGCAGCATCACCACGGTCAGCAATGGCGGCTATGCGTTCGTCAAGGGTATATACGCCGACGGCGAGTTTGTGGCTTCGCAAAACGGTAACTCTGAGGACACGCTTGTGGTGTGGGATGCTGACACCGGATCAGGTATCGAACAGGTTGCGATCGTTCTGGTCGGGCAAAGTCCAAACAATGCTGGAGCCATTGTCAACTTGGGATTGGTTTGA
- a CDS encoding DUF4214 domain-containing protein, which translates to MATITYRSPFDSTDLDRASHAGVNGQVVSANSMRIVYSDGTYKAEVSGFLGSGNPQVDKFTGVSYSKNDVVFLTVTGLDVKVADASSVTSFYDGDDTYRGSAGNDDFQASLGNDTYFGDDGIDTIHYNALSKDFTVDSMGSALSNVEGLGKKDTLFSIERVNFQQDNATVALDVGQWQNAGAAFRLYQAAFDRKPDMGGLKYWINDLDQGATIQQVAQGFVDSAEFKKLTPGTDNKSIINSFYQHVLHRDADAGGFKYWEDSMAGGMTASEVLVSFSESAENMNNTSADLNGGLWLV; encoded by the coding sequence ATGGCAACTATTACCTACAGAAGCCCCTTCGACAGCACTGATCTGGACCGCGCCTCCCATGCAGGCGTTAACGGGCAGGTTGTTTCGGCCAACAGCATGCGCATCGTCTACAGCGATGGCACCTACAAGGCCGAAGTAAGCGGCTTCCTGGGCTCGGGCAACCCCCAGGTCGATAAATTCACCGGGGTCAGCTACTCGAAGAACGACGTGGTGTTTCTGACCGTCACCGGGCTCGACGTCAAAGTCGCCGATGCGTCGAGCGTCACCTCGTTCTACGACGGTGATGACACCTACCGAGGCTCGGCAGGCAACGATGATTTCCAGGCTTCGCTGGGTAACGACACCTACTTCGGTGACGACGGTATCGATACCATCCATTACAACGCGCTGAGTAAAGACTTCACCGTCGACTCCATGGGCAGCGCCCTGAGCAACGTCGAAGGCCTGGGCAAAAAAGACACCTTGTTCAGCATCGAGCGAGTCAACTTTCAACAAGACAACGCCACCGTGGCGCTGGATGTTGGCCAGTGGCAAAACGCCGGGGCAGCCTTTCGCTTGTACCAGGCTGCATTTGACCGCAAACCGGACATGGGCGGCCTGAAATACTGGATCAACGACCTGGACCAAGGCGCGACCATTCAGCAGGTCGCACAGGGCTTTGTCGACAGCGCCGAGTTCAAGAAGCTCACGCCCGGCACGGACAACAAGTCGATCATCAACAGCTTCTACCAACACGTGCTGCACCGTGATGCCGATGCCGGTGGTTTCAAATACTGGGAAGACTCCATGGCCGGCGGCATGACCGCCAGCGAAGTGCTGGTGTCGTTCTCAGAGAGCGCAGAAAACATGAACAACACCTCGGCAGACCTCAACGGCGGTTTGTGGTTGGTGTGA
- a CDS encoding class I SAM-dependent methyltransferase, with protein sequence MTANNKECPVCHAGLVPGLQDWHLKCPACRYESAALEPVINSDPAHEMIDEQAREDGLRALRVSNFTTLLERIKSKRSSGRLLEVGCAHGWFLELAQQSFEVVGIEPDKAVVEAVSHKGLPVRQGYFPQALDAHERFDVIVFNDVIEHIPDITQVIEQCHRHLNDGGLLVLNLPSSDGVFYRLSKLLARLSLRNPFERLWQKGLPSPHVHYFNRRNLEQLITRHDFVTMTDGKLPTLSLDGLHARISYTGDLGRFSRAFIYTCVALSLPILNRLPGDIFYSISQKKAG encoded by the coding sequence ATGACTGCAAATAATAAGGAATGCCCCGTTTGTCACGCTGGCCTGGTGCCCGGTCTTCAGGATTGGCACCTCAAGTGCCCTGCCTGCCGCTATGAAAGCGCCGCCCTGGAGCCGGTCATCAATTCTGACCCGGCCCACGAGATGATCGATGAGCAAGCCCGGGAGGACGGGCTTCGCGCTTTGCGGGTCAGTAACTTCACCACGTTGCTTGAGCGCATCAAATCAAAACGATCCAGCGGTCGTTTGCTGGAAGTCGGCTGTGCCCATGGCTGGTTCCTGGAACTGGCCCAGCAAAGCTTCGAGGTTGTGGGCATCGAGCCAGACAAGGCTGTGGTCGAGGCTGTCAGCCACAAGGGCCTGCCAGTGCGCCAGGGGTATTTTCCGCAAGCTCTCGACGCGCACGAGCGCTTCGATGTCATCGTGTTCAACGATGTCATTGAACACATTCCCGACATCACGCAGGTCATCGAGCAATGTCACCGGCATTTGAACGATGGCGGCTTGCTGGTACTCAACCTGCCCAGCAGCGACGGGGTGTTTTACCGGCTGTCGAAACTGCTGGCGCGCCTGTCGCTGCGCAACCCCTTCGAACGGCTCTGGCAAAAAGGCTTGCCGTCCCCACATGTGCATTACTTCAACCGCCGTAATCTGGAGCAGTTGATTACCCGCCATGACTTCGTGACCATGACGGACGGCAAGCTGCCAACCCTGAGCCTGGACGGGCTGCACGCGCGCATCTCCTACACCGGCGATCTGGGCCGCTTCAGCAGAGCCTTCATCTATACCTGCGTGGCGTTGTCGTTGCCGATCCTGAACCGGCTGCCGGGCGACATTTTCTACAGCATCTCGCAAAAGAAAGCCGGTTGA
- a CDS encoding EamA family transporter: MSLSQILFISLTVIALSTGQILFKQASTTLEFTLAGLWDAAFNIKLIIALVVYAGATVLWLMALKHTPLNLAYPFMAMAFFIVPILAHFFLGESLNWNTFAGALIIAVGVWVSVFQ, from the coding sequence ATGTCGCTGTCCCAGATCCTGTTTATTTCCCTGACTGTCATCGCCCTGTCGACCGGGCAGATCCTGTTCAAACAGGCCTCCACGACCCTGGAGTTCACGCTGGCCGGACTGTGGGATGCGGCGTTCAATATCAAATTGATCATCGCCCTGGTGGTGTATGCCGGGGCCACGGTGTTATGGCTGATGGCGCTCAAGCACACGCCCTTGAACCTGGCCTACCCGTTCATGGCCATGGCTTTTTTCATCGTACCGATCCTGGCGCATTTCTTTTTGGGTGAAAGCCTGAACTGGAACACCTTTGCCGGCGCTTTGATCATCGCCGTCGGTGTCTGGGTATCGGTGTTTCAGTAG
- a CDS encoding mannose-1-phosphate guanylyltransferase/mannose-6-phosphate isomerase — MFTPVILAGGNGSRLWPLSRQSFPKQFLALDGQDQGTMFQRTLARLDGLEHSPALVVSNENHRFIVAEQLRVAKIKSQRIILEPLARNTAPAIALAALQATVDGADPVLLVLAADHHIHDEQAFRSAVQVAQAHAEAGRLVTFGITPTHPETGFGYIQCGKAIEQGGFAIAAFKEKPSPELAAEYLSSGAYLWNSGMFMFRASVFLAELERHRPDILSACRVALEHAQTDSYFTHVQAEQFALCADESVDYAVMEHTEAGLVVPLNAGWNDLGSWSAIWDVGPHDANANRLEGDVLAIDTNNCLVQSHHRLVATVGVEDLIVIETKDAILVANKHDSQQVKDVVKRLQAEERPEFVTHPLVNRPWGHYDTIDKGDRYQVKRISVLPGECLSLQLHYHRAEHWIVVSGTAKVTCDDQELILSENQSTYIPLGVKHSLANPGKVPLELIEVQSGAYLGEDDIVRFEDRYGRLAK; from the coding sequence ATGTTCACCCCTGTAATTCTGGCTGGCGGTAACGGTTCACGGCTGTGGCCGCTGTCGCGGCAGAGCTTCCCCAAGCAATTTCTGGCCCTGGACGGTCAGGATCAGGGGACGATGTTTCAGCGCACCCTGGCGCGCCTGGACGGCCTGGAGCACTCGCCAGCCCTGGTGGTGAGCAACGAAAACCATCGCTTTATCGTCGCCGAGCAACTGCGTGTGGCGAAGATCAAGAGCCAGCGCATCATCCTTGAGCCGCTGGCGCGCAACACCGCGCCGGCCATTGCTCTGGCGGCGCTGCAAGCCACCGTAGACGGTGCCGATCCGGTGCTGCTGGTGCTGGCGGCCGACCATCACATTCATGACGAGCAGGCGTTTCGCAGCGCCGTGCAGGTCGCCCAGGCGCATGCCGAGGCGGGCCGTCTGGTGACTTTCGGCATCACCCCGACGCATCCTGAGACTGGCTTCGGTTACATCCAGTGTGGCAAGGCCATTGAGCAGGGCGGTTTCGCGATCGCCGCGTTCAAAGAGAAGCCATCGCCGGAGCTGGCCGCCGAGTACCTGTCTTCAGGGGCTTACCTGTGGAACAGCGGCATGTTCATGTTCCGTGCCTCGGTGTTCCTCGCCGAGCTGGAGCGTCATCGCCCGGATATTCTCAGTGCTTGCCGAGTGGCGCTGGAGCATGCGCAGACCGACAGCTACTTCACCCATGTACAAGCCGAGCAGTTCGCCCTGTGCGCTGACGAGTCGGTCGACTACGCGGTGATGGAGCACACCGAAGCCGGTCTGGTGGTGCCGCTGAACGCTGGCTGGAACGATCTGGGCAGCTGGTCGGCGATCTGGGATGTCGGCCCGCATGATGCCAACGCCAACCGCCTGGAAGGCGACGTGCTGGCCATCGACACCAACAACTGCCTGGTGCAGTCGCATCACCGCCTGGTGGCCACCGTGGGTGTCGAGGACCTGATCGTCATCGAGACCAAGGACGCCATCCTGGTGGCCAACAAGCACGACAGCCAGCAGGTCAAGGACGTGGTCAAGCGTCTGCAGGCCGAAGAGCGTCCCGAGTTCGTCACCCATCCGCTGGTCAACCGTCCGTGGGGCCATTACGACACCATCGACAAGGGCGACCGCTACCAGGTCAAGCGCATCAGCGTATTGCCGGGTGAATGCCTGTCGCTGCAACTGCACTACCACCGCGCCGAGCACTGGATCGTGGTGTCCGGTACCGCCAAGGTGACCTGTGATGACCAGGAGCTGATCCTCTCCGAGAACCAGTCGACTTATATCCCGCTGGGCGTCAAGCACTCGCTGGCCAACCCGGGCAAGGTGCCGCTGGAACTGATCGAGGTGCAGTCCGGTGCCTATCTGGGCGAGGACGACATTGTGCGGTTTGAGGATCGTTACGGGCGTCTGGCCAAGTAA
- a CDS encoding DUF4214 domain-containing protein — protein MARVVYKRPFDGFDLDQALRAVAPEHVKSALGPAVDYELGAYSVNTTQVGGRLFRAEFAKDDELYLTVQNLTPDTSLSSAASLFSGSDSFEGSDGNDHFYASAGNDLYRGNGGIDTVHYSGSKNDYTLNGGNLTGEGKTDFLNPDIERIHFEGDNSTLARDVGQWQNAGSAYRLYKAAFDRTPDTGGLKYWINDLDNGATLQQVAQGFIDSAEFKALTPGNDAGSIINSFYQHVLHRDADEGGFNYWADSMAAGMTASEVLVSFSESAENLANTNADLNGGLWLV, from the coding sequence ATGGCCCGTGTAGTTTATAAACGCCCTTTCGATGGCTTTGATCTTGACCAAGCGCTGCGCGCCGTCGCACCAGAACACGTTAAATCCGCGTTAGGCCCTGCCGTCGACTATGAATTGGGCGCCTACAGCGTCAATACAACGCAGGTCGGCGGCCGGCTATTTCGCGCGGAGTTTGCCAAAGACGACGAGCTCTACCTGACGGTTCAAAACCTGACACCAGACACCTCCCTGTCCAGTGCCGCCTCGTTGTTTTCCGGCAGTGATTCCTTTGAAGGCTCAGACGGCAACGATCATTTTTATGCGTCTGCCGGTAACGATCTTTACCGAGGTAATGGCGGCATCGACACCGTTCATTACAGCGGCTCAAAAAACGATTACACCCTCAACGGCGGCAACCTGACTGGCGAGGGAAAAACCGACTTCCTGAACCCCGACATCGAGCGCATCCACTTCGAAGGCGATAACTCGACCCTGGCCCGGGACGTTGGTCAATGGCAGAACGCCGGCTCAGCTTACCGCCTGTACAAGGCAGCGTTCGACCGTACACCCGATACCGGTGGCCTGAAATACTGGATCAACGACCTGGACAATGGCGCCACGTTGCAACAAGTCGCACAGGGCTTCATCGACAGCGCCGAATTCAAGGCCCTCACACCCGGTAACGACGCCGGCTCGATCATCAACAGCTTTTACCAGCATGTTCTGCATCGTGACGCCGATGAAGGCGGCTTCAACTACTGGGCAGACTCCATGGCCGCCGGCATGACCGCCAGTGAAGTCCTGGTGTCGTTCTCGGAAAGCGCCGAAAACCTCGCCAACACCAACGCCGACCTCAATGGCGGGCTTTGGCTGGTCTGA